The nucleotide sequence TAATCTTGAGATTCAATCCCTGATTTGCAACCCACTCACAATATTTACCAGGATTGAAGCCCGGTTGCTTCTGATCCAGCATCACACCGTCTACAGTAAAGTTTATCTTGCTCTTCTTACGGATTTCATTCAGCATGTAGAATAAAATAGTAGAATCATTACCTCCGGAAACACAGACCATTATACGATCTCCATCCTGGAGCATATCATACTCATTGATCGCCTGAACCATAAGTTTGCGGATTTTTGTTGCTGAGTCAGCCATATTCTACCTGTAATTTTTGCCGACTATACAGACACTCTAAAATAGTTCAATTTTAATTAGTA is from Pseudomonadales bacterium and encodes:
- a CDS encoding tRNA 2-thiocytidine(32) synthetase TtcA; this encodes MADSATKIRKLMVQAINEYDMLQDGDRIMVCVSGGNDSTILFYMLNEIRKKSKINFTVDGVMLDQKQPGFNPGKYCEWVANQGLNLKI